From the Octadecabacter antarcticus 307 genome, one window contains:
- a CDS encoding fructose bisphosphate aldolase, which translates to MTNAMTDLIRNGQGFIAALDQSGGSTPKALMAYGVSEAAYSNDDQMFDLIHNMRARIVNAPSFSGDKVIGAILFEMTMDRDIGGKPSAAALWQDNGVVPFLKIDKGLEVESDGVQLLKPIPNLDHLLQRAVAHGVFGTKERSVIHAASQSGIDAIVAQQFELGAQVTSHGLMPILEPEINITITDKAQAEDMLRDTLLRHLDALSDGQQVMLKLSLPEVAGQYKILADHPACLKVVALSGGFSRDEANERLSKNPSIVASFSRALTEGLSAHQSDDEFKATLGRTIDSIFAASIA; encoded by the coding sequence ATGACCAATGCGATGACCGACTTAATCCGCAACGGCCAAGGCTTTATCGCCGCGCTGGATCAATCGGGTGGGTCCACCCCCAAGGCGCTAATGGCCTACGGTGTGTCCGAGGCTGCCTATTCCAATGACGATCAAATGTTCGACTTGATCCACAACATGCGTGCACGCATCGTTAACGCCCCCAGCTTCAGCGGCGACAAAGTCATTGGCGCGATCCTGTTTGAAATGACGATGGATCGCGACATTGGCGGCAAACCGTCTGCTGCCGCACTATGGCAAGACAACGGCGTCGTTCCGTTCCTGAAGATCGACAAGGGTCTTGAGGTTGAATCCGACGGCGTGCAACTGCTAAAACCGATCCCGAACTTGGACCATCTGTTGCAACGCGCAGTGGCGCACGGCGTCTTCGGCACGAAAGAACGCTCGGTCATCCACGCGGCGTCGCAGTCCGGCATCGACGCCATCGTTGCGCAGCAATTCGAACTTGGCGCACAGGTCACCAGCCACGGGCTGATGCCGATCCTTGAACCAGAGATTAATATCACCATCACCGACAAGGCGCAGGCCGAAGATATGCTGCGTGACACGCTTTTACGCCATCTGGACGCCCTGTCCGACGGCCAGCAAGTGATGTTGAAACTGTCGCTGCCAGAGGTTGCGGGCCAATACAAAATACTCGCCGACCATCCTGCATGCCTGAAGGTCGTGGCGCTTTCTGGTGGCTTTTCACGCGATGAAGCCAACGAACGCCTGTCCAAAAACCCGTCCATCGTCGCCAGCTTCAGCCGTGCCTTGACCGAAGGCCTGTCAGCGCACCAGTCCGACGACGAATTCAAGGCAACACTTGGCCGGACCATCGACAGCATTTTTGCGGCCTCAATCGCGTAA
- a CDS encoding FtsB family cell division protein encodes MNRRRAPIGVLLYFSGALMLGLYFTFAAVQGDFGVFKRAEIDAEGRALTQELALLQTQVDRLENLTRRLSDTFLDLDLLDEQARDMLGMIRTDEIVIR; translated from the coding sequence ATGAACCGCAGACGCGCGCCAATCGGCGTCCTACTTTACTTTTCGGGCGCCCTGATGCTGGGGCTCTATTTCACTTTTGCCGCTGTGCAGGGTGATTTTGGTGTGTTCAAACGGGCTGAAATTGACGCCGAAGGTCGCGCGTTGACACAAGAACTGGCCTTGTTGCAAACGCAAGTCGACCGATTGGAAAACCTGACACGCCGCTTGTCTGACACATTCCTTGATCTTGATCTGTTGGATGAACAGGCCCGCGACATGCTGGGCATGATCCGCACCGACGAAATCGTTATTCGTTAA
- a CDS encoding GNAT family N-acetyltransferase, whose translation MKWKIRQEADADIDAITDIVNRAFAGKAYAGGDEADILNGLRDGGGLVLSLVAVLKGNIIGQVALSPAKIGTQRYLCVGPLSVTPQHQGQGVGSALMGHALGVAQSLHRDGIVLAGDANYYARFGFEKAASVTHPGKLADHILVLPFTGAPAGGVTFHPAFNE comes from the coding sequence ATGAAGTGGAAAATCAGACAAGAAGCCGATGCAGATATCGACGCGATTACCGATATTGTGAACCGTGCTTTTGCGGGCAAAGCCTACGCAGGGGGCGATGAAGCGGATATTCTGAACGGCTTGCGGGACGGCGGCGGGCTTGTGTTGTCGCTTGTGGCAGTCCTGAAAGGGAACATCATCGGGCAGGTTGCCCTGTCGCCCGCAAAGATTGGCACGCAGCGGTACCTATGTGTCGGCCCCCTTTCGGTTACGCCGCAACATCAAGGGCAGGGCGTGGGGTCAGCTTTGATGGGCCATGCGCTGGGGGTGGCGCAGTCGTTGCACCGTGACGGGATCGTGCTTGCGGGGGACGCCAATTATTATGCGCGCTTTGGGTTCGAAAAAGCCGCTTCCGTGACCCATCCGGGGAAACTTGCAGATCACATTCTGGTGTTGCCGTTCACGGGCGCGCCTGCGGGCGGTGTCACGTTCCACCCAGCTTTTAACGAATAA
- the pdhA gene encoding pyruvate dehydrogenase (acetyl-transferring) E1 component subunit alpha — translation MPAKKTLKKPNVSAEELLGYYREMLLIRRFEEKAGQLYGMGLIGGFCHLYIGQEAVVVGLEAATKEGDKRITTYRDHGHMLACGMDPKGVMAELTGRQDGYSRGKGGSMHMFSAEKHFYGGHGIVGANVPLGAGLAFSDKYRGNDNVTFTYFGDGAANQGQVYETFNMAALWDLPVIFVIENNQYAMGTSQARSTSTPDLYTRGEAFGIPGEIVDGMNVLAVKEASEKAVAHCRSGAGPYVLEVKTYRYRGHSMSDPAKYRTRDEVQKMREERDPIEQVRSLLLTGKHATEDDLKAIDKEIKATVNEAAEFAKESPEPHLDELWTDIYAEDTLPQETA, via the coding sequence ATGCCCGCCAAGAAAACGTTAAAGAAACCAAATGTTTCTGCTGAAGAATTGCTCGGTTATTACCGTGAGATGCTTCTTATTCGTCGATTCGAAGAAAAGGCTGGCCAGCTTTATGGCATGGGTCTGATCGGCGGGTTCTGCCACCTTTACATCGGCCAAGAAGCCGTCGTTGTCGGCCTTGAGGCCGCAACAAAGGAAGGCGACAAACGCATTACGACATACCGCGACCACGGTCACATGCTGGCCTGCGGGATGGATCCCAAAGGTGTCATGGCTGAGCTAACGGGGCGCCAAGATGGCTACTCCAGAGGCAAGGGTGGCTCGATGCACATGTTTTCCGCAGAAAAACACTTTTACGGCGGTCACGGAATCGTCGGGGCGAACGTACCACTTGGCGCGGGCCTCGCATTTTCAGATAAATATCGCGGCAACGACAATGTGACGTTTACATATTTTGGCGATGGCGCAGCGAACCAAGGTCAAGTCTACGAAACATTCAACATGGCCGCCCTTTGGGACCTGCCGGTGATTTTTGTAATCGAAAATAACCAGTACGCCATGGGCACCAGCCAAGCGCGTTCGACGTCGACCCCCGATCTTTATACCCGTGGTGAAGCCTTTGGCATCCCCGGTGAAATTGTCGACGGGATGAACGTTCTGGCCGTGAAAGAAGCGTCCGAAAAAGCCGTGGCGCACTGCCGTTCCGGCGCGGGCCCCTATGTTCTTGAAGTCAAAACATACCGCTACCGTGGTCATTCCATGTCCGACCCCGCCAAATATCGTACCCGTGACGAAGTGCAGAAAATGCGCGAGGAACGTGACCCGATTGAGCAAGTCCGCAGCCTGCTGCTGACCGGAAAGCACGCCACTGAAGACGACCTCAAGGCGATCGACAAAGAGATCAAAGCCACCGTCAATGAGGCCGCCGAATTTGCCAAAGAAAGCCCTGAGCCGCATTTGGACGAACTTTGGACCGACATCTACGCAGAAGATACTCTGCCGCAGGAGACAGCATAA
- a CDS encoding pyruvate dehydrogenase complex E1 component subunit beta, whose product MAIELLMPALSPTMEEGTLAKWLVKEGDTVKSGDILAEIETDKATMEFEATDEGIVGKILIPEGTEGVKVNTPIALIGDEGEDMSAAASTPTAPVRQEDTPADKAPASPAVASSSAIEFAPSDTSPDWPAGTEMKSMTVREALNEAMIEEMERDENVFLIGEEVAEYEGAYKISQGMLDKFGDKRVIDTPITEHGFAGIAVGAAFGGLRPIVEFMTWNFAMQAIDQIINSAAKTLYMSGGQMGAPMVFRGPNGAAARVGAQHSQDYTAWYAMVPGLKVVSPYSASDAKGLMKTAIRDNNPIIFLENEILYGRSFEVPVTDNFTIPFGKAKVEVEGTDVTIVSFSIGMTYALEAAEKLAAEGISAEVINLRTLRPIDYATILESVKKTNRCVTVEEGWPVGSIGNHLGATIMQEAFDYLDAPVINCTGKDVPMPYAANLEKQALLTTDDVIAAVKKVTYR is encoded by the coding sequence ATGGCTATCGAACTTCTTATGCCCGCGCTTTCCCCGACGATGGAAGAAGGCACACTGGCAAAATGGCTCGTCAAAGAAGGCGACACAGTTAAATCCGGCGACATCTTGGCCGAGATTGAAACCGACAAGGCGACAATGGAATTTGAGGCGACGGACGAAGGTATCGTCGGAAAAATCTTGATTCCCGAGGGCACCGAAGGCGTGAAGGTGAACACCCCCATCGCCCTCATCGGTGACGAAGGCGAGGACATGTCAGCCGCAGCCTCAACGCCTACAGCGCCCGTTAGACAAGAAGACACGCCAGCAGACAAGGCACCCGCCTCCCCCGCTGTGGCATCATCAAGCGCGATCGAATTTGCGCCATCCGACACGTCACCTGACTGGCCGGCTGGCACTGAAATGAAATCGATGACGGTCCGTGAGGCCCTCAATGAAGCGATGATCGAAGAAATGGAGCGCGACGAAAACGTGTTCCTGATCGGTGAAGAAGTCGCCGAATACGAAGGTGCCTATAAGATATCGCAAGGCATGCTGGATAAATTCGGCGACAAACGCGTCATCGACACGCCGATCACTGAACACGGCTTTGCTGGTATCGCCGTTGGTGCGGCGTTTGGTGGCTTACGTCCAATCGTCGAATTCATGACGTGGAACTTCGCGATGCAGGCGATTGATCAGATCATCAACTCTGCGGCCAAGACATTGTATATGTCGGGCGGGCAGATGGGCGCGCCAATGGTGTTTCGCGGTCCAAACGGGGCGGCCGCTCGCGTCGGTGCCCAGCATTCCCAGGATTACACTGCATGGTATGCGATGGTTCCCGGCCTAAAGGTTGTGTCGCCATATTCAGCATCCGACGCCAAGGGCCTAATGAAAACTGCCATTCGCGACAACAACCCTATCATCTTCCTTGAAAACGAAATCCTCTACGGTCGTTCGTTCGAAGTGCCCGTGACGGATAATTTCACCATTCCGTTCGGTAAGGCCAAGGTCGAAGTTGAAGGCACAGACGTGACAATTGTATCGTTCAGCATCGGCATGACCTACGCGCTGGAAGCCGCAGAAAAACTGGCTGCTGAAGGGATTTCTGCGGAAGTCATTAACCTGCGCACCCTGCGCCCGATTGATTATGCAACGATCCTAGAATCCGTTAAGAAAACAAACCGTTGCGTGACAGTCGAAGAAGGCTGGCCCGTCGGGTCCATCGGCAACCACCTCGGTGCTACGATCATGCAAGAGGCATTTGATTACCTCGACGCGCCAGTGATCAATTGCACTGGCAAAGATGTGCCGATGCCTTATGCTGCCAACCTTGAAAAACAAGCACTGCTGACGACAGACGACGTGATCGCCGCCGTGAAAAAAGTCACCTACCGTTAA